The following are from one region of the Dreissena polymorpha isolate Duluth1 chromosome 2, UMN_Dpol_1.0, whole genome shotgun sequence genome:
- the LOC127867757 gene encoding neuronal cell adhesion molecule-like, whose product MATSDSVRYFVNCAARPSPLEEIRNIIGSARNANASMSFYTQAYPAPLYVWQTCKGTCTNITNGFKYNTSSNGLLSNLTILNVTNEDYGEYRVIVSNGIGQAWTESFQLIPYDRPTAPINFHVIENTQKEATVAWTPSFNGGVQQTFLILYRINQEGPWINISVKDTGDIMINLTIRGLVPNTKYQTYMYAQNIIGSSMKTYEISFVTLKGVDGSSSASPNTGAIVGGTVGGLLIILTVVLVILGLRRYHIQFVRKQDSSNNAEYETTRTNTVNTGEYDELSQSHAIRHSLAVANTSGYDPSEAAKTYELLDAVQSNKNQYSPLSEHQISGAASMYEDTREASGNEAYENTRKS is encoded by the exons ATGGCAACTTCAGACAGTGTCCGGTACTTCGTCAACT GTGCTGCAAGACCTTCACCGCTTGAAGAAATACGCAACATTATTGGCAGTGCCCGGAATGCGAATGCTTCAATGTCATtctacacacaggcttatcctgCACCACTATATGTATGGCAAACATGTAAGGGTACATGTACCAACATCACCAATGGATTCAAATACAACACATCATCTAACGGACTGTTATCCAATTTGACAATACTTAATGTAACGAATGAGGATTATGGAGAGTACAGAGTAATTGTTAGTAACGGAATTGGACAAGCGTGGACGGAATCGTTCCAGCTTATTCCATATG ATAGACCGACAGCACCAATTAACTTCCATGTCATTGAGAATACACAAAAAGAGGCTACTGTAGCTTGGACACCAAGCTTTAATGGAGGTGTTCAACAAACGTTTCTTATTCTATACAGAATAAATCAAGAAGGACCTTGGATCAACATCTCAGTAAAAGATACTGGGGACAttatgattaatttaacaatacgGGGACTGGTGCCGAATACTAAATATCAGACTTATATGTATGCTCAGAACATTATTGGATCTTCGATGAAAACTTACGAAATTTCGTTTGTAACATTAAAAG GCGTCGATGGATCATCCTCTGCAAGTCCAAACACTGGAGCCATCGTTGGAGGAACAGTTGGAGGGCTTCTTATTATACTAACAGTTGTACTGGTTATTCTTGGACTACGGAGATACCATATACAATTCGTGCGAAAACAAG ATTCTTCCAACAATGCTGAATATGAAACAACACGCACAAACACGGTAAATACCG GGGAATATGACGAGCTTTCACAATCGCATGCGATTCG ACATAGTCTGGCTGTTGCAAATACCAGTGGATATGATCCAAGTGAGGCCGCGAAGACCTATGAACTTCTAG ATGCCGTTCAGAG CAATAAGAATCAGTATTCACCATTATCCGAACATCAGATATCAGGGGCTGCAAGTATGTATGAGGATACTCGTGAAGCTTCAG GTAATGAAGCGTATGAGAATACAAGGAAATCATAA